The Gemmatimonadales bacterium genome contains a region encoding:
- a CDS encoding peroxiredoxin, which translates to MQLGDLAPDFTADTTAGPLRFYQWKGASWAVLFSHPKDFTPVCTTELGVVAKLKPEFERRNTKVIGLSVDPVASHVQWEGDIAEVTGNTVNFPMIGDPDRTVAGLYGMIHPNASDTTTVRSVFVIGPDNKIKLTLTYPASTGRNFEEILRVIDSLQLTADFQVSTPADWKDGEDVIIVPAVSDEDAKAKFPKGWVAKKPYLRVTPQPNR; encoded by the coding sequence CTGCAGCTCGGCGACCTGGCCCCGGATTTCACGGCGGATACGACCGCAGGTCCGCTGCGGTTCTATCAGTGGAAGGGCGCCAGTTGGGCGGTGCTCTTTTCCCACCCGAAGGACTTTACGCCAGTTTGTACCACCGAATTGGGCGTCGTAGCCAAGCTCAAGCCGGAGTTCGAGCGGCGGAACACCAAGGTGATCGGTTTGAGCGTCGATCCGGTTGCTTCGCACGTGCAGTGGGAGGGCGACATCGCCGAGGTGACCGGCAATACGGTCAACTTCCCGATGATCGGCGATCCCGACCGCACCGTGGCTGGGCTGTACGGCATGATCCACCCCAATGCCTCCGATACCACGACGGTTCGTTCCGTGTTCGTGATCGGTCCCGACAACAAGATCAAGCTGACGCTGACCTATCCGGCCAGCACGGGGCGGAATTTCGAAGAGATTCTGCGCGTCATCGACTCGCTCCAGCTGACAGCCGATTTCCAGGTGTCGACACCTGCGGACTGGAAGGATGGGGAGGACGTCATCATCGTGCCCGCCGTCTCCGACGAGGACGCCAAGGCCAAATTCCCGAAGGGGTGGGTTGCCAAGAAGCCGTATCTCAGGGTCACGCCCCAGCCTAACCGCTGA
- a CDS encoding efflux RND transporter periplasmic adaptor subunit — MMMSRMTMVRLAVPVLLGGSAACAGETADRPPAALPRGVVELTAAQMEATRIVVDTTVLRRVTIPLVVPGTVTTPDTRTSHVGSIVEGRIDDVLVLPGDWVAAGAPLFHIHSHEMAVAHRDVVTAQAELTMARAAYERSRTLLEAEAVSKEEVERRRAQFEAAQAEQVRSEEIMRHLSPSATGEVVVRAPRAGTVIDVKVRPGEAVLVGSPLATLGDASRLWVIGFVPEHAALQLRPRDSVAVRIDALPDSLIPGRVVRVSGVVDSLRRAVDVRVELLVIPTGVRPGMFASILLPSADPVDRVVLPAPAVQRTSEGDVVFIADGNNRFRQRVVQAVALGNGQMAIAGLPAGIPVVTVGAFRLKSALENVWDE, encoded by the coding sequence ATGATGATGTCTCGGATGACGATGGTGCGCCTGGCCGTTCCCGTTCTGTTGGGTGGTTCGGCCGCATGTGCTGGCGAGACCGCAGACCGACCACCAGCTGCGCTGCCGCGTGGCGTGGTGGAATTGACGGCGGCGCAAATGGAGGCGACCCGGATCGTCGTCGACACGACCGTGCTGCGACGCGTGACGATTCCCCTGGTGGTCCCGGGCACCGTCACGACCCCGGACACCCGGACCTCACATGTCGGCTCGATTGTCGAGGGCCGTATCGATGACGTCCTGGTACTGCCCGGGGATTGGGTGGCTGCCGGCGCCCCGCTGTTTCACATCCACTCCCACGAAATGGCCGTGGCGCACCGGGACGTGGTCACGGCGCAGGCCGAACTGACCATGGCACGGGCGGCCTATGAGCGATCTCGCACCCTGCTGGAGGCGGAGGCGGTGTCGAAGGAGGAAGTCGAGCGGCGACGGGCGCAGTTCGAGGCGGCCCAGGCCGAGCAGGTCCGCAGCGAGGAGATCATGCGCCACCTGTCGCCCTCGGCGACCGGGGAGGTGGTGGTGCGTGCTCCCCGGGCGGGCACGGTGATCGATGTCAAGGTGAGGCCGGGCGAGGCCGTGCTGGTAGGGTCGCCGCTGGCCACGCTGGGCGATGCCAGCAGACTGTGGGTCATCGGATTCGTTCCGGAGCATGCCGCATTGCAGCTTCGGCCGCGTGACTCGGTTGCGGTGCGGATCGATGCGCTGCCTGACAGTCTGATTCCAGGGCGGGTGGTCCGGGTGTCGGGGGTCGTCGATTCCCTTCGCCGTGCGGTCGATGTGCGGGTCGAGTTGCTCGTCATTCCGACCGGCGTCAGGCCCGGGATGTTCGCTTCGATCCTGCTTCCATCGGCAGATCCGGTCGACCGGGTCGTGCTCCCAGCCCCGGCTGTGCAGCGTACAAGCGAAGGAGATGTCGTCTTCATTGCCGACGGCAACAACCGGTTCCGACAGCGCGTGGTACAGGCTGTTGCGCTGGGCAATGGGCAGATGGCGATTGCGGGGCTTCCGGCTGGGATTCCCGTGGTCACCGTTGGCGCGTTCAGGCTCAAGTCGGCGCTCGAAAACGTCTGGGACGAGTAG
- a CDS encoding TolC family protein — MVVLAMVSTPVDTVRLQAADALDLARRQAPRVTAAAARVEATRYGVAAARAWRNPTLNVVAENLGAQQEITRRDGLAGVEGQVTLSGWVPLGGDHGALIRAARAQASGAAAGLALAEQEAAVAAVEGIAVVERDRAALEAARAEAAALERFAVAMTRRAEEGRTAGGDAARARLESAAAAARVARIEAALLGSEATLARLLGFVPGTPLVIASGVCSPGPLSPLPHAQAAAAAAQVAVARAESDRQRGLAVPDLMPQVGLRRTGGFSGLIVGLSVDLPVLSRGRAAAAAARAEAEAREVEYQAIVTRLAAERHHAEQAVAVLEVSRRRFDAEWRRDLVRALTAAEARYGAGEATLAELLDARRARLAALDDYASWRAERRMARAALARARGAPVEAAVLCDDPSE, encoded by the coding sequence ATGGTTGTCCTCGCGATGGTCAGCACTCCCGTCGATACGGTCCGTCTCCAGGCAGCCGACGCACTCGATCTGGCGCGGCGGCAGGCCCCGCGCGTGACTGCTGCCGCGGCGCGAGTTGAGGCGACTCGCTATGGCGTTGCGGCAGCGCGGGCCTGGCGCAACCCCACGTTGAATGTCGTCGCCGAGAATCTGGGTGCCCAGCAGGAGATCACGAGGCGTGATGGCCTGGCCGGTGTCGAAGGGCAGGTCACCCTGTCCGGCTGGGTTCCCCTTGGTGGGGATCATGGAGCCCTCATCCGCGCCGCCCGGGCGCAGGCGTCCGGAGCCGCCGCCGGACTGGCGTTGGCCGAGCAGGAGGCGGCCGTCGCTGCTGTCGAAGGCATCGCGGTGGTCGAGCGGGATCGGGCCGCCCTGGAGGCCGCGCGGGCGGAAGCTGCCGCCCTCGAGCGTTTTGCGGTGGCCATGACGCGCCGAGCGGAAGAGGGACGCACTGCTGGGGGCGATGCGGCGCGTGCTCGGTTGGAATCGGCTGCTGCGGCGGCCCGGGTCGCCCGGATCGAGGCGGCCCTTCTGGGGTCTGAGGCGACGCTGGCGCGCCTGCTCGGGTTTGTCCCCGGCACTCCCCTCGTGATCGCGTCGGGCGTTTGCTCACCGGGGCCACTCTCGCCCCTGCCACACGCCCAAGCGGCGGCAGCAGCCGCCCAGGTTGCCGTGGCTCGTGCCGAGTCTGACCGGCAGCGGGGCCTGGCCGTACCGGACCTGATGCCGCAGGTCGGCTTGCGGCGCACCGGCGGCTTCTCCGGCCTGATCGTGGGGCTGTCGGTCGACCTCCCGGTGCTGTCACGCGGTCGGGCTGCTGCTGCCGCCGCCCGGGCGGAAGCCGAGGCGCGGGAGGTTGAGTACCAGGCCATCGTGACGCGACTGGCGGCGGAACGCCATCATGCGGAGCAAGCAGTTGCGGTCCTCGAGGTCTCACGGCGCCGGTTCGATGCAGAGTGGCGGCGCGACCTGGTCCGGGCGCTGACCGCGGCTGAGGCCCGCTATGGTGCCGGCGAGGCAACCCTCGCCGAGCTGCTGGATGCGCGCCGTGCCAGGCTTGCTGCGCTGGATGACTATGCGAGCTGGCGTGCTGAACGCCGGATGGCGCGGGCGGCGCTGGCCCGGGCACGAGGAGCACCGGTCGAGGCCGCCGTGCTCTGTGACGATCCTTCGGAGTGA
- a CDS encoding response regulator transcription factor: MRLLVVEDEPQLLDSLARGLRSAGHAVDGASTIGSALDKLARDPYDGVVLDLNLPDGSGLDLARRLRQDGAQLVILALTAYDSIADRVAGLDAGADDYLVKPFALDELLARLRALERRQASIRPSTLVIDDLVIDPAARTAARGGQPIELTTTEFSLLEFLAKNAGQVVGRATISAHVWDENYDPLSNIIDVYIARLRRKLDTGGAPLLHTIRGAGYVLRPEYDDA; encoded by the coding sequence ATGCGCCTGCTCGTCGTCGAGGACGAACCTCAACTGCTCGACTCCCTGGCCCGCGGACTGCGATCGGCCGGACACGCCGTCGACGGCGCTTCAACCATTGGTTCGGCACTCGACAAGTTGGCTCGAGACCCGTACGACGGCGTGGTCCTCGACCTGAACCTGCCTGATGGTTCGGGTCTCGACCTCGCCCGTCGCCTGCGCCAGGACGGAGCCCAACTCGTGATCCTGGCGCTGACCGCATACGACAGCATTGCCGACCGGGTGGCCGGACTCGACGCCGGCGCCGACGACTACCTCGTCAAGCCGTTTGCGCTCGATGAACTGCTGGCCCGTCTCCGCGCGCTCGAGCGCCGCCAGGCCAGCATTCGGCCAAGCACACTGGTAATCGACGATCTCGTGATCGACCCCGCCGCCCGGACCGCCGCCCGCGGAGGGCAGCCGATCGAACTGACGACGACCGAGTTTTCGCTGCTCGAGTTTCTGGCCAAGAACGCCGGCCAGGTGGTGGGTCGCGCGACGATCAGCGCGCACGTCTGGGACGAAAACTACGACCCGCTCTCCAACATCATCGACGTCTACATCGCACGGCTCCGGCGCAAGCTCGACACTGGCGGCGCCCCGCTGCTTCACACGATTCGTGGCGCCGGCTACGTACTGCGCCCCGAGTATGATGATGCCTAG
- a CDS encoding class I SAM-dependent methyltransferase: MLTALPDRAAELAAAFRAAHYRDERPLIFADPFALRLASPGWRAICRYGPVRHFVFERLYGKYRPLRGHLLYQARIAEDWLEQFVDAGGRQYVLVGAGLDSFALRRTDLASQLRVFEVDRQAAQRAKRDRVSSLGLEPENVEWIPLDDARESLHDALRRSTFRFHRPAFVSWLGFSRCLDEQPLVDVLYGLAEVAVPGTRVAVGYLVAEQLDGAGGNRVLDAMTREGYGAHRAQPTEAAFVEAVEATGFRVLETVGPAEQDSYFAARTDGLTGIAASRMALLELEPPR, encoded by the coding sequence ATGCTGACTGCTTTGCCCGATCGGGCCGCCGAGCTGGCGGCAGCGTTCCGTGCAGCGCATTACCGGGACGAGCGACCCCTCATCTTTGCCGATCCTTTTGCGCTCCGGCTCGCGAGTCCGGGGTGGCGAGCGATCTGCCGCTACGGCCCGGTCCGGCACTTTGTGTTCGAGCGGCTGTACGGAAAGTACCGGCCGCTTCGGGGGCACTTGCTGTACCAGGCCCGGATCGCAGAAGACTGGCTCGAGCAGTTTGTCGATGCCGGGGGACGGCAGTACGTCCTGGTCGGTGCCGGGCTCGATTCGTTTGCGCTCAGACGAACCGACCTGGCAAGCCAGCTCCGGGTCTTCGAGGTCGATCGGCAGGCGGCGCAGCGTGCCAAGCGAGATCGCGTCAGCAGTCTCGGGCTCGAGCCCGAAAATGTCGAATGGATCCCGTTGGACGACGCGCGCGAGTCCCTGCATGACGCCCTCCGCCGCTCCACCTTTCGCTTCCACCGGCCGGCCTTCGTTTCCTGGCTGGGATTCTCGCGCTGCCTCGACGAGCAGCCGCTGGTCGATGTTCTGTACGGTCTGGCGGAGGTTGCTGTGCCCGGCACCCGGGTGGCGGTCGGGTATCTCGTTGCCGAGCAACTGGACGGTGCCGGCGGCAATCGAGTGCTCGATGCCATGACCCGAGAGGGGTACGGAGCGCACCGGGCGCAGCCGACCGAGGCCGCGTTCGTGGAGGCGGTCGAGGCGACCGGATTTCGGGTGTTGGAAACCGTTGGGCCGGCCGAGCAGGACTCCTACTTTGCCGCTCGGACCGACGGGCTCACGGGAATCGCGGCGAGCCGGATGGCGCTGCTGGAGCTCGAGCCGCCTCGCTGA
- a CDS encoding efflux RND transporter permease subunit gives MLSLLLRFSLNHRWLVAGATTLVVGLGLWAFRTIPFEPFPDITANAVSVIAEVPGIAPQEVEQLVTFPIERALLGLPGATAVRSTTKFGLALTQVIFEDRVDGYFARQLVAQRLGDVAADLPAGVIPVLGPVSTAMGEVYQYVLTSRTREWGLGQLKALQDYTLAPMLRTVPGVAEVNSWGGETEQYHVVVDPHRLALAGLSLSQIEAALAANNANFGGAHTEDRGERFIVYGRGRLTGPADIERVPVATRSGAPILIRDIAQVTTGALPRQGAITWDGKGEVVSGMVIMRKGENAQRVIAGIRARVAEIVPNLPPGVELVAFYDQTELVGQTTATIGKNLVMGGMLVVVLLWVFLRNVRASLIVAAVIPLSMLWAFVAMKWFGFSANLMSLGALDFGLLVDGSVVMIENMLRRSATGPESVEDTTNRMHRAAREVGRPVLFGITIIIAVYLPLFALQGTERKMFVPMAFTVVVAVLGSLVLALTVVPAAARTWLANVHEPHSAWFERLRLRYRRMLEGTLVRQTPVFAAALVLITLAVIGIGGLGREFMPRLDEGSVLVQVRRLPSTALGEGVEYSLAIERALQSLPEVRTVVSKLGRPDLATEAMGTYESDTYIILEPRKTWRRGGKDALLVAMDSTLREVPGISYAFTQPIQMRLDEAESGITTDVGVKIIGADPNRLAALAARVESVLHEVRGAADVKATAAARVHQVQLDLDRNALARYGIGTAEVGREVELALGASVATTVIDGPRRIGVAVRMAGASTLSPEGFTELPIPTPVGGRVPLGTVARLQVVETPEAFAHEGAERMVVVGANIRGRDVGSFVDDAAAALAKAVPLPEGYRFEWGGQYQHQQSAMKRLAVLVPLAILGIFLLLSWAFGTGRHAALIMTNVPFALVGGVASLWIAGLNLSISAAIGFIALFGIAVLNGVVMVSYINELRAAGSTLEEAVLNGAATRLRPVLMTALVAGFGFVPMALSTSPGAELQRPLATVVIGGLVTATALTLVVLPTLYVVVERWVARRAGAAGGV, from the coding sequence GTGCTGTCACTCCTGCTGCGGTTCTCGCTCAATCATCGCTGGCTGGTTGCCGGCGCCACGACCCTCGTGGTCGGCCTGGGACTCTGGGCCTTTCGCACCATTCCTTTCGAGCCGTTCCCCGATATCACGGCCAACGCAGTCAGTGTGATTGCAGAGGTTCCCGGCATCGCGCCGCAGGAAGTCGAGCAACTGGTCACCTTTCCGATCGAGCGGGCATTGCTCGGTCTCCCCGGCGCCACGGCAGTCCGTTCGACCACGAAGTTCGGGCTGGCCCTCACCCAGGTCATCTTCGAGGATCGGGTCGACGGCTACTTTGCGCGGCAGTTGGTTGCGCAGCGGCTCGGTGATGTCGCTGCGGACTTACCTGCCGGGGTGATTCCGGTGCTTGGTCCTGTGTCGACGGCCATGGGCGAGGTCTATCAGTACGTGCTCACCAGCCGGACCAGGGAGTGGGGGCTCGGTCAGCTCAAGGCGCTTCAGGACTACACGCTGGCGCCGATGCTGCGCACGGTGCCGGGCGTGGCGGAGGTCAACAGTTGGGGCGGTGAAACCGAACAATACCACGTGGTCGTCGACCCGCATCGCTTGGCGCTGGCCGGATTGTCGCTCTCGCAAATCGAGGCTGCGCTCGCAGCCAATAACGCCAACTTTGGCGGGGCGCACACCGAGGACCGTGGTGAACGCTTCATTGTGTACGGCCGTGGTCGGCTCACCGGGCCCGCCGACATCGAGCGAGTGCCGGTCGCGACGCGTAGCGGCGCGCCGATCCTGATCCGTGACATCGCACAGGTGACGACCGGCGCGCTGCCTCGGCAGGGTGCGATTACCTGGGATGGCAAGGGCGAGGTCGTGTCGGGCATGGTGATCATGCGCAAGGGCGAGAACGCCCAGCGGGTCATTGCCGGAATCAGAGCTCGGGTGGCGGAGATCGTTCCGAACCTGCCGCCGGGCGTCGAGCTGGTAGCATTCTACGACCAGACCGAACTGGTGGGGCAGACCACGGCCACGATCGGCAAGAACCTGGTCATGGGGGGCATGCTGGTCGTGGTGCTGCTCTGGGTCTTTCTGCGGAACGTCAGGGCGAGTCTGATCGTTGCCGCGGTGATCCCGCTGTCGATGCTCTGGGCATTCGTCGCGATGAAGTGGTTCGGATTCTCCGCCAACCTGATGAGCCTGGGCGCGCTCGACTTCGGACTGCTGGTCGACGGGTCAGTCGTGATGATCGAGAACATGCTGCGCCGGTCGGCGACGGGGCCGGAGTCTGTCGAGGACACGACCAACCGAATGCATCGCGCGGCCCGTGAGGTCGGGCGACCGGTCCTTTTTGGCATTACCATCATCATCGCGGTGTATCTGCCGCTCTTTGCCCTTCAGGGTACCGAACGCAAGATGTTCGTGCCCATGGCGTTTACCGTGGTGGTCGCGGTGCTGGGGTCGCTGGTACTCGCGCTCACGGTGGTCCCGGCAGCTGCGCGCACCTGGCTGGCCAACGTCCACGAACCTCACTCAGCATGGTTCGAACGCCTCAGGCTTCGCTACCGTCGCATGCTCGAGGGCACCCTGGTTCGCCAGACGCCGGTGTTCGCCGCTGCCCTGGTCCTGATCACGCTGGCGGTGATCGGGATCGGCGGCCTGGGACGGGAGTTCATGCCTCGGCTCGATGAAGGGAGCGTCCTGGTTCAGGTTCGTCGTCTGCCGTCGACAGCGCTGGGTGAAGGCGTCGAGTATTCGCTGGCTATCGAGCGTGCGCTCCAGAGCTTACCAGAGGTGCGCACGGTCGTGTCCAAGCTTGGTCGCCCCGATCTGGCCACTGAAGCGATGGGCACCTACGAGTCCGATACCTACATCATCCTCGAACCGCGCAAGACCTGGCGTCGCGGCGGTAAGGATGCGCTGCTCGTCGCCATGGACAGTACGCTGCGAGAGGTGCCTGGCATCAGCTATGCTTTCACGCAGCCGATTCAGATGCGGCTCGATGAGGCGGAGAGCGGCATCACAACCGATGTCGGCGTCAAGATCATCGGCGCTGATCCGAATCGGCTTGCGGCCCTCGCCGCCCGGGTGGAATCGGTGCTGCATGAGGTTCGCGGGGCGGCAGACGTCAAAGCAACCGCAGCGGCACGGGTCCACCAGGTACAGCTCGACCTGGATCGGAATGCGCTGGCGCGGTACGGTATCGGGACCGCGGAGGTTGGCCGCGAGGTCGAACTGGCGCTCGGTGCCTCGGTGGCCACGACGGTGATCGACGGGCCACGCCGAATCGGTGTGGCCGTACGAATGGCCGGGGCGTCGACCCTGAGTCCGGAAGGCTTCACGGAGCTGCCGATTCCGACCCCGGTCGGCGGCCGGGTGCCGCTCGGTACGGTGGCCCGACTTCAGGTCGTCGAGACGCCCGAGGCGTTTGCCCATGAAGGGGCCGAGCGCATGGTCGTGGTGGGTGCCAACATTCGCGGTCGGGATGTTGGCAGCTTCGTTGACGATGCGGCTGCGGCGCTGGCCAAGGCGGTGCCGCTACCGGAAGGCTATCGCTTCGAATGGGGGGGACAGTATCAGCACCAGCAGAGCGCTATGAAGCGGCTCGCGGTCCTGGTGCCGCTGGCCATCCTGGGAATCTTTCTGCTGCTCAGTTGGGCATTTGGCACCGGACGACACGCGGCGCTCATCATGACCAATGTGCCGTTTGCGCTGGTCGGCGGGGTGGCGTCGCTCTGGATTGCCGGCCTCAACTTGAGCATTTCGGCCGCCATCGGCTTCATTGCGCTTTTTGGCATCGCAGTGCTCAACGGCGTCGTGATGGTGAGCTATATCAACGAGCTGCGCGCCGCGGGCTCGACCCTGGAAGAGGCAGTGCTCAACGGCGCCGCGACCCGGCTCCGGCCGGTGCTGATGACGGCGCTGGTGGCAGGGTTCGGCTTCGTGCCGATGGCGCTCTCGACCTCGCCCGGTGCGGAGTTGCAGCGTCCGCTGGCTACGGTCGTCATTGGTGGTCTGGTGACGGCAACCGCCCTGACGCTCGTGGTTCTGCCGACGCTGTACGTCGTGGTGGAACGGTGGGTGGCTCGTCGTGCGGGCGCCGCGGGAGGTGTCTGA